Proteins from a single region of Paraglaciecola sp. T6c:
- the glgB gene encoding 1,4-alpha-glucan branching protein GlgB, with product MQLEKQLQHAQCTFPFSHLGLLKTDNAFTITAWVPNATGIKVIDLATDKAIGSLKRQAQSDLFTAEFTKGNPPAVYAFEVKNAQGSYRIIDPYQFQDQAFHAVHFVDHLPKNVYQQLGAQLIDLDVGLKTPIAATRFAVFAPNASAVSVIGDFNYWDGSCLPMQKTDFGYWVLVVPGVKAGDKYKYQIKDAHGNELPHKADPVGFYAEQYPSHASVVFDHEQYQWQDTKWQQQVKGDKYTQAMSIYEVHLGSWKRPDSQSGKTYLSYHELVDELIPYVKDMGYTHLELLPISEFPFDGSWGYQPVGLFAPTSRFGGPDDFKYFVDQCHQNGIGVIIDWVPAHFPEDGHGLARFDGTHVYEYEDPRKGWHPDWNSCIYDFGKDTVRQFLVANALFWLDKYHVDGLRVDAVASMLYLDYSREADEWVPNVDGGNHNYEAISLLQWMNKEVYSHYPNAMTIAEESTSFAKVSRPVFEGGLGFGFKWNMGWMHDSLHYISKDPSYRRYHHGEMTFSMVYAYDESFVLPISHDEVVHGKGSLLRKMPGDEWQQAANLRCYAAFMYAHPGKKLNFMGNEIGQSAEWNHDSSINWHLLDYDKHSGIQALYRDLNTLYAEYPALHELDHDPAGFEWIDHENAEQSTLAMLRQSKGGKQQVYALSNFTPVPRTNFRLGVKAPGEYSILLNTDDKQYWGSGHSQNKTIKADKTPWNNQAYSISVSLPPLATVFILYKGQ from the coding sequence ATGCAATTAGAAAAACAGCTACAACACGCTCAATGTACCTTTCCTTTTTCTCATCTAGGTCTTCTCAAAACCGACAACGCTTTTACTATCACAGCCTGGGTACCAAACGCCACTGGTATTAAGGTGATTGATTTAGCGACGGACAAAGCGATAGGCAGCCTTAAGAGGCAAGCCCAGAGTGATCTGTTTACGGCTGAGTTTACTAAGGGTAATCCCCCTGCAGTGTATGCATTTGAAGTTAAAAACGCGCAAGGCAGCTATCGCATCATCGACCCTTATCAGTTTCAAGATCAAGCCTTTCACGCGGTGCATTTCGTTGATCATTTGCCAAAAAACGTATATCAGCAATTAGGTGCGCAATTAATTGATTTAGACGTCGGTTTGAAAACACCTATCGCCGCGACCCGATTTGCCGTGTTTGCGCCCAATGCCAGTGCAGTATCTGTTATTGGGGATTTCAATTATTGGGACGGCTCATGTTTGCCTATGCAAAAAACCGATTTTGGGTACTGGGTATTAGTTGTGCCGGGTGTTAAAGCCGGTGATAAATATAAGTATCAAATCAAAGATGCCCACGGTAATGAGCTGCCGCACAAGGCTGACCCAGTTGGCTTTTATGCTGAACAATACCCGTCCCATGCCTCAGTGGTATTTGATCACGAGCAATACCAGTGGCAAGACACGAAATGGCAACAACAAGTCAAAGGGGATAAATACACTCAAGCCATGAGTATCTATGAGGTGCACTTGGGCTCATGGAAGCGCCCAGATAGCCAATCTGGCAAAACATATCTTAGTTACCACGAATTGGTCGATGAGCTTATTCCTTATGTAAAAGACATGGGGTACACCCATTTAGAGTTATTGCCTATTTCGGAGTTTCCATTTGATGGTTCTTGGGGATATCAGCCTGTAGGCTTGTTTGCACCTACTAGTCGCTTTGGTGGACCAGATGACTTTAAGTATTTTGTTGATCAATGTCACCAAAATGGCATTGGCGTCATCATCGATTGGGTACCTGCCCACTTCCCTGAAGATGGCCATGGTTTGGCGCGCTTTGATGGCACTCATGTGTACGAATATGAAGATCCACGTAAGGGTTGGCACCCAGATTGGAACTCTTGTATCTATGATTTTGGCAAAGACACAGTGCGTCAATTCTTAGTGGCTAACGCTTTATTCTGGCTAGATAAATATCATGTTGATGGCCTTCGTGTTGATGCAGTGGCATCTATGCTTTATTTAGATTATTCCAGAGAAGCAGACGAATGGGTGCCTAATGTGGATGGCGGTAACCACAATTACGAAGCCATTAGCCTATTGCAATGGATGAATAAAGAAGTGTATTCCCATTACCCGAATGCGATGACCATTGCTGAGGAGTCTACTTCATTCGCCAAGGTATCTCGGCCGGTATTTGAAGGCGGATTGGGATTTGGCTTTAAGTGGAATATGGGCTGGATGCATGATTCGTTGCATTATATTTCTAAAGATCCGTCTTATCGTAGATACCATCACGGGGAAATGACTTTTTCCATGGTGTACGCATATGACGAGAGTTTTGTATTGCCCATATCTCATGACGAAGTAGTGCATGGTAAAGGCTCGCTATTGCGAAAAATGCCAGGGGATGAATGGCAGCAAGCGGCGAATCTACGTTGCTACGCCGCCTTCATGTATGCGCACCCAGGCAAGAAACTTAATTTTATGGGTAATGAGATAGGGCAATCGGCAGAGTGGAACCACGACAGTTCCATTAACTGGCATCTTCTTGATTATGACAAACACAGTGGTATACAAGCGCTGTATCGAGATTTGAATACACTTTACGCTGAATACCCTGCATTACATGAATTAGACCATGATCCCGCGGGGTTTGAGTGGATTGACCATGAAAATGCTGAGCAGAGCACCTTAGCCATGTTGCGACAATCAAAAGGGGGTAAGCAGCAAGTTTATGCTTTGAGTAATTTTACTCCCGTGCCGCGCACCAATTTTCGCCTAGGCGTTAAGGCCCCAGGGGAATACAGCATTTTGCTCAACACCGATGATAAACAATATTGGGGCAGTGGGCACAGCCAGAATAAAACCATCAAAGCGGATAAAACGCCGTGGAACAACCAAGCCTATTCTATTAGTGTTTCGTTACCCCCTTTGGCAACCGTGTTTATTTTGTATAAGGGACAGTAA
- the glgX gene encoding glycogen debranching protein GlgX produces the protein MTVSDLNVQPGSATYLGAVLDENGCNFAVHCPNAELVQLCLFSSEDEAEIAVIDVPAKTGKVWHCYIEGIQAGQLYGYRTSGGNKEATGFRFMPEKLLIDPYAKKLSRPMVWDAKLYSGDSQKMVAKSVVVANSAWQDRPAKPNTPLDHTVLYEAHVKGMTAQHPNIPSELKGTYLGMCQPSVIKHLQDLGISAVQLMPVAAFMPEPYITNKGLTNYWGYNPINYFSPEPRYAVNDAIGEFKTMVDSYHEAGIEIILDVVFNHTAEGGLDGPVLSFKGFDNSSFYLFERNEYGAIDYTKFVNNSGCGNSVNTAFPYVLKMVMDALRYWVQEMGVDGFRFDLAASLGRDPYEFSALSGFFRTIRQDPVLIGCKLIAEPWDIGHGGYRLGQFPSNWLECNDKYRDTVRAFWRGDKGTTSDFATRLLGSRDVFPKESRSILTSVNNVSYHDGFTLHDMVSYQERHNEANGEQNRDGHGHNLSANYGVEGPTTDPKIIAIRERQKRNLFTTLLLSQGIPHVLGGDELSRTQQGNNNAYCQDNPISWLDWNLDATQQKFLSFCQHVIDIRKQSVLLHHLQLQDDNFDLSHNVAKIYWYRPDGARKLEDDWHDPDNQCFAVELRGEEYATGETTEHWLIVFNASDHDVKFNCPTYEANQRWKLVLDTRYAQFSEQPEVVVQNCYKQASNSICLFNAI, from the coding sequence ATGACAGTGTCAGATTTAAACGTGCAGCCAGGGAGCGCTACCTATTTAGGTGCCGTGCTCGACGAAAATGGTTGTAATTTTGCCGTGCATTGTCCGAACGCTGAGCTGGTTCAGCTGTGTTTGTTTAGCAGCGAAGATGAGGCAGAAATTGCGGTTATTGACGTGCCCGCTAAAACGGGCAAAGTCTGGCACTGCTATATTGAAGGTATCCAAGCGGGGCAGTTGTACGGCTACAGAACATCTGGTGGCAACAAAGAAGCCACTGGTTTTCGCTTTATGCCGGAAAAGCTGTTAATCGATCCGTACGCTAAAAAGTTGAGTCGGCCGATGGTTTGGGATGCGAAGCTATACTCTGGCGACAGTCAGAAGATGGTTGCCAAAAGCGTGGTCGTTGCAAATTCAGCATGGCAAGACCGTCCAGCAAAGCCCAATACGCCTTTGGATCACACTGTGCTTTACGAGGCTCATGTAAAAGGCATGACGGCACAGCACCCGAATATTCCATCCGAGCTAAAAGGGACGTATTTAGGCATGTGCCAGCCTAGCGTGATTAAGCATTTACAAGATTTGGGGATCAGTGCCGTTCAATTAATGCCAGTGGCGGCCTTCATGCCTGAGCCTTACATTACGAATAAAGGCCTAACCAATTATTGGGGCTACAACCCGATAAACTATTTCAGTCCGGAACCAAGATATGCTGTAAATGACGCTATTGGTGAATTTAAAACCATGGTGGATAGTTATCATGAGGCGGGCATCGAAATCATATTAGATGTGGTGTTTAATCATACGGCAGAAGGCGGTTTAGACGGCCCAGTCTTGTCTTTTAAAGGGTTTGATAACTCGTCTTTCTATTTATTTGAACGCAATGAATACGGGGCTATTGATTATACCAAGTTCGTAAATAATTCTGGCTGTGGTAACAGTGTCAACACGGCTTTTCCGTATGTCCTCAAAATGGTCATGGATGCATTACGCTACTGGGTACAGGAAATGGGAGTGGATGGATTCCGCTTTGATTTGGCTGCCAGCTTAGGTCGCGATCCTTATGAGTTTTCAGCCTTATCAGGTTTCTTTAGAACGATACGTCAAGATCCTGTGTTAATTGGCTGCAAGTTAATTGCTGAGCCTTGGGATATAGGGCATGGTGGATATCGTTTGGGGCAGTTCCCGTCTAACTGGCTTGAATGCAATGACAAATATCGAGATACCGTACGCGCATTTTGGCGAGGAGATAAAGGCACCACCAGTGATTTTGCCACCCGTTTACTAGGCTCAAGAGATGTATTCCCCAAAGAAAGCCGCTCTATTTTAACCTCTGTAAACAACGTGAGCTACCACGATGGTTTTACCTTGCATGATATGGTGAGTTATCAAGAACGCCATAATGAAGCAAATGGTGAGCAAAACCGTGATGGTCACGGACATAATTTGTCCGCCAATTACGGCGTCGAAGGTCCAACGACAGATCCGAAAATCATTGCTATCCGCGAACGGCAGAAGCGTAATTTGTTCACCACCTTGTTATTATCTCAAGGTATACCTCATGTATTGGGTGGGGATGAACTAAGTCGTACTCAACAAGGTAACAATAATGCCTATTGCCAAGATAATCCTATTAGTTGGCTTGATTGGAACTTAGACGCTACCCAGCAAAAGTTTTTATCCTTTTGCCAACACGTAATTGATATTCGCAAGCAAAGCGTGCTGTTGCACCACTTGCAGCTTCAAGACGACAATTTTGACTTATCCCACAATGTGGCAAAAATTTATTGGTATCGCCCAGACGGAGCTCGTAAATTAGAAGATGATTGGCACGACCCTGATAATCAATGTTTTGCTGTTGAACTGCGCGGGGAAGAATATGCAACCGGTGAAACGACTGAACACTGGTTAATCGTGTTCAACGCCAGTGACCATGATGTTAAGTTCAACTGCCCAACTTACGAGGCTAATCAACGTTGGAAGTTAGTACTTGATACGCGTTATGCCCAGTTTAGTGAACAACCTGAAGTTGTGGTTCAAAATTGCTACAAACAAGCCAGTAATAGCATTTGTTTGTTCAACGCCATCTAG
- the msrB gene encoding peptide-methionine (R)-S-oxide reductase MsrB gives MKLSEQEWREKLSDEEFRVTRQKGTERPFTGELLDNNALGDYVCRCCGEKLFDAQDKFDAGCGWPSFSAQSADGNVEFQQDNSHGMQRIEIVCKNCDAHLGHVFSDGPAPTGQRFCVNSVSLAFNKT, from the coding sequence ATGAAATTATCTGAGCAAGAATGGCGTGAAAAACTCAGTGATGAAGAATTTAGGGTGACGCGCCAAAAAGGCACTGAACGCCCTTTCACTGGAGAGCTGTTAGATAACAACGCGCTCGGAGATTATGTATGTCGTTGCTGCGGTGAGAAGTTGTTTGACGCCCAAGACAAATTTGATGCGGGCTGTGGTTGGCCGTCGTTTTCGGCGCAAAGTGCTGATGGAAACGTCGAGTTTCAACAAGACAACAGCCATGGCATGCAGCGTATCGAGATCGTGTGTAAAAACTGTGATGCGCATTTAGGTCATGTGTTTAGCGATGGACCCGCCCCAACGGGACAACGGTTTTGTGTCAACTCTGTGTCTTTGGCCTTCAATAAAACCTAG
- a CDS encoding DUF2989 domain-containing protein, whose protein sequence is MGRYSNQRDCLRQIVENLLNSVICRIKWQYIGNLTTREFMRITGILLSIFALSGCDMLFPMTATKICEEHSEFCDDLNPDGWCLAEKSRIIKHRYAYQQSPSELLDYYLLEDFEKYKVCINKAAQIEHIVQVEKQTKRRQAAVNAERELNRLVRKTRNSKEPHLLLYHWSRFGKQDALTHFLALEKQGKLNTASLQLGLASYYVKFDLEKAKGALYKALALYTEEQDIDTNIFVSLSTINLKQENYPEAYVWAYLAHEFKVENISLTDIRNALPASSDITSLEDKAEQYKEEIDDRVFSL, encoded by the coding sequence ATGGGCCGTTATTCTAATCAAAGGGACTGTTTGCGCCAAATTGTTGAAAATTTACTTAATTCAGTAATTTGTCGTATAAAATGGCAATATATTGGTAATTTAACTACAAGGGAATTTATGCGGATCACTGGCATCCTACTTTCTATTTTCGCCCTCTCGGGATGCGACATGCTGTTCCCTATGACAGCCACAAAAATTTGTGAAGAGCACTCTGAATTCTGTGATGACCTTAATCCTGATGGGTGGTGCTTAGCGGAGAAGAGCCGAATCATTAAGCATAGGTACGCTTACCAGCAGTCACCTAGCGAACTGCTTGACTATTACTTGCTTGAAGACTTTGAAAAGTACAAAGTGTGTATCAATAAAGCTGCGCAAATTGAACATATCGTTCAGGTAGAAAAGCAAACTAAGCGCAGGCAAGCCGCAGTCAATGCGGAGCGTGAGTTGAATCGGTTAGTACGCAAGACGCGTAATTCAAAAGAGCCACATTTATTGCTTTATCACTGGTCGCGCTTTGGTAAACAAGACGCGTTAACCCACTTCTTAGCACTTGAAAAACAAGGCAAATTAAATACCGCGAGTCTGCAATTAGGCTTAGCCTCTTATTATGTGAAATTTGATTTAGAGAAGGCCAAAGGCGCTTTATATAAGGCATTAGCGCTTTATACGGAAGAGCAAGATATTGATACCAATATCTTCGTGAGCCTGAGTACCATTAACCTAAAACAAGAAAATTACCCTGAGGCCTACGTATGGGCGTACTTAGCTCATGAGTTCAAAGTGGAAAATATCAGCTTGACTGACATTAGAAATGCCCTGCCTGCCTCAAGCGACATAACGTCGCTCGAAGACAAAGCAGAGCAATATAAAGAAGAAATTGACGACCGTGTATTTTCACTTTGA
- a CDS encoding glyceraldehyde-3-phosphate dehydrogenase: MNQQSEQALMSSWQERQEYAERMLPLLGNLYRNKAIEISIYGRPMLGASTIDIIKAHRTVRLKEGTKLRLRESWPLLEELSKLPLAPAQIDLGKLAYAFHFKDEHKGKSIEQYLREELADILDVDDSHSAQDVVLYGFGRIGRLLARLLIERQGKTNKLRLRAIVVRGGKEGDLEKRASLLRRDSVHGPFNGSITVDTERNAIKANGSYIQVIYANSPSEVDYSQYGIENAIVVDNTGMWRDEAGLGQHLTSKGVKKVLLTAPGKGAIKNIVYGVNQNDIQSQDTILSAASCTTNAITPVLKALDEEYGINGGHVETVHSFTNDQNLIDNFHKADRRGRSAALNMVITETGAASAVAKAYPQLEGKLTGSSIRVPTPNVSLAILNLHLSKETDKAQINEFLRDVSLFSPLQNQVDYTSSKEIVSTDLVGSRAASVVDSQATIVAGNRATLYVWYDNEFGYSCQVLRVVQDMAGLHYPSLPKVKLAV, encoded by the coding sequence ATGAATCAACAATCTGAACAAGCATTAATGAGCAGTTGGCAAGAACGTCAAGAGTACGCAGAGCGTATGTTGCCGTTATTGGGAAATTTGTATCGCAATAAAGCCATTGAAATATCAATATATGGTCGTCCTATGTTAGGCGCATCTACCATTGATATTATTAAGGCGCATCGCACGGTTCGTCTGAAAGAAGGCACTAAACTGCGCCTACGAGAAAGTTGGCCCTTACTGGAGGAGTTAAGCAAATTACCTCTCGCGCCAGCACAGATTGATCTTGGAAAACTCGCCTACGCGTTTCATTTTAAAGATGAACACAAGGGTAAGAGCATTGAACAATATTTGCGCGAAGAACTGGCCGACATCCTAGATGTGGACGACAGTCACTCTGCACAAGATGTGGTGTTGTATGGCTTTGGTCGTATAGGTCGTTTGTTAGCGCGCTTGCTCATAGAGCGCCAGGGCAAAACTAACAAGCTGCGTTTAAGAGCAATTGTGGTGCGAGGCGGTAAAGAAGGCGACCTAGAGAAACGGGCAAGCTTGCTACGCAGAGACTCAGTGCATGGACCGTTTAATGGCAGTATCACTGTAGATACCGAGCGTAATGCGATTAAAGCCAATGGCTCATACATTCAAGTCATCTATGCCAACTCGCCAAGTGAAGTCGATTACAGCCAGTACGGTATTGAAAACGCTATCGTGGTGGATAACACCGGTATGTGGCGTGATGAAGCAGGTCTTGGCCAGCATTTAACCTCAAAAGGTGTGAAAAAAGTGCTGTTAACAGCACCGGGTAAAGGCGCTATTAAAAATATCGTTTATGGCGTAAATCAAAACGATATTCAATCCCAAGATACTATTTTGTCAGCCGCTAGTTGTACTACCAACGCCATCACGCCTGTTTTAAAAGCGTTAGATGAAGAATATGGTATTAACGGTGGTCATGTTGAAACAGTGCATTCATTCACTAATGACCAAAACCTGATTGATAATTTCCACAAAGCGGATCGCCGTGGACGCAGTGCAGCGCTGAATATGGTGATCACAGAAACGGGTGCTGCAAGTGCCGTTGCCAAAGCCTATCCGCAGCTTGAAGGTAAGCTCACAGGCAGCTCAATACGCGTACCTACTCCAAATGTATCCTTAGCTATTTTGAATTTACACTTATCGAAGGAAACCGACAAAGCGCAAATAAATGAATTTTTGCGCGATGTTTCGTTATTTTCACCGTTACAAAACCAAGTGGATTACACCAGCTCGAAAGAGATAGTGTCGACTGATTTGGTCGGCTCTCGTGCCGCGTCTGTGGTTGATTCTCAAGCAACGATCGTGGCGGGTAATAGAGCCACCTTATACGTATGGTACGACAACGAATTTGGTTACAGCTGCCAAGTTCTGCGCGTTGTTCAGGATATGGCAGGTTTGCATTACCCAAGTTTGCCGAAGGTAAAATTGGCTGTTTAA
- a CDS encoding M14 family metallopeptidase: MRISSNFDSGNIRVISAQNESDIKLAINKDNQSDFYQWFHFKLDTRPWISHRLTITDLEHSAYPEGWKNYQAVASYDRQEWFRVETEFDGDNLVIEHTPEQGQMYFAYFAPYGYERHLDLLAWAQTNALCEETFLGNTLDGRDMSMLTIGEPGEGKKAIWITARQHPGETMAQWLVEGLLERLLDEDDGLARLLLDKAVFYVVPNMNPDGAARGHLRTNAKGVNLNREWATPSMENSPEVFLVTEKMQQTGVDLFLDMHGDEALPYNFVAGSEGNPNYDGRIAQLESSFKNALLTATPEFQDVFGYDKDEPGKANMTVATNAIAHAFSCLAYTLEMPFKDNIEIPDTAYGWSPIRCKQLGQDVLVAIRAVVDELR; the protein is encoded by the coding sequence GTGAGAATTAGTAGCAATTTTGACAGTGGTAATATTCGCGTTATATCAGCACAGAACGAAAGCGACATTAAACTCGCTATCAACAAAGACAATCAGTCTGACTTTTATCAGTGGTTTCATTTCAAATTAGATACCCGCCCTTGGATATCCCATCGTCTCACCATTACCGATCTTGAACATTCAGCTTATCCTGAAGGCTGGAAAAACTACCAAGCCGTAGCGTCTTACGACAGACAAGAGTGGTTTCGAGTTGAAACTGAGTTTGACGGTGACAACCTCGTTATCGAACATACACCCGAACAAGGCCAAATGTACTTTGCGTATTTCGCGCCTTATGGTTATGAGCGCCATCTAGATTTATTAGCTTGGGCGCAAACCAACGCTTTATGTGAAGAGACATTTCTTGGTAATACCCTAGATGGACGAGACATGTCTATGTTAACCATAGGTGAGCCGGGTGAAGGTAAGAAAGCAATTTGGATCACAGCTCGTCAGCACCCTGGCGAAACGATGGCGCAGTGGCTAGTAGAAGGTCTGCTAGAGCGCTTATTGGACGAAGACGATGGCCTTGCTCGCTTGTTGTTAGATAAAGCTGTTTTTTATGTTGTACCAAATATGAATCCTGATGGCGCAGCTCGTGGGCATTTACGTACCAATGCAAAAGGGGTAAATTTAAATCGTGAATGGGCCACGCCTAGCATGGAAAATAGCCCAGAAGTCTTTTTAGTGACTGAAAAAATGCAGCAAACTGGCGTTGATTTGTTTTTAGATATGCACGGTGATGAGGCTCTGCCTTATAACTTTGTAGCCGGTAGTGAAGGGAATCCTAACTACGATGGACGGATTGCTCAGTTAGAATCGTCATTCAAAAATGCACTACTCACGGCAACGCCTGAATTTCAAGATGTGTTCGGCTACGACAAAGATGAGCCAGGTAAAGCGAATATGACCGTTGCAACCAATGCAATCGCTCATGCGTTTTCTTGCTTGGCGTATACCTTAGAAATGCCTTTCAAAGACAACATAGAAATACCGGATACAGCCTATGGCTGGTCCCCAATTCGTTGTAAGCAACTGGGCCAAGATGTGCTTGTTGCCATACGCGCTGTGGTAGATGAATTGCGCTAG